From one Anopheles cruzii chromosome 3, idAnoCruzAS_RS32_06, whole genome shotgun sequence genomic stretch:
- the LOC128273136 gene encoding MKI67 FHA domain-interacting nucleolar phosphoprotein, whose translation MSKKVLSSKRLANPKAQTANQPKATGGSGTILVRHLPKGFVEQKVRSFFAHFGDIEKVVVGRSKTTARELGHAYVKFSIYEVAEIAASSVNNYPLFDQVLQASVLPRRYKGIPRNAGQVIDTDGKRTTIYTKWLKRQAALANKVVVSESSLKARLARKLAKVKRAANNLGEATDLKNMYTKTAELLEKEQRVQQSKKEVEPATPPVVQNLSEKRRPKTPSEKESAIAAATKYAEKMLPGAAKVESANEKVKKVSTEEKNAKSQGMKKRQNTGKGNLLVTSSAKRQRK comes from the exons atgagcaaaaaagTATTGAGCAGTAAACGGTTGGCGAACCCTAAAGCTCAG aCTGCCAACCAGCCGAAAGCAACGGGAGGGTCGGGTACGATTTTGGTGCGCCATCTACCAAAAGGCTTCGTGGAACAAaaggttcgttcgttctttgcCCATTTTGGAGACATCGAAAAAGTGGTTGTCGGACGCTCGAAGACAACGGCGCGCGAGTTGGGCCACGCGTATGTGAAATTCAGCATCTACGAGGTGGCAGAAATTGCGGCCAGCTCCGTAAACAACTATCCGCTATTTGACCAAGTTTTGCAAGCGTCTGTGTTACCGAGGAGATACAAGGGCATTCCACGCAATGCGGGACAAGTAATTGATACGGATGGAAAACGAACCACAATATATACCAAATGGCTCAAGCGCCAGGCTGCGCTGGCAAATAAGGTCGTAGTAAGCGAGTCATCGTTGAAAGCTAGATTGGCTCGCAAGTTGGCCAAGGTGAAACGAGCCGCCAACAATCTCGGTGAAGCCACAGACCTTAAGAACATGTACACAAAGACCGCAGAGCTACTCGAAAAAGAGCAACGAGTTCAACAAAGTAAAAAAGAGGTTGAGCCAGCCACTCCTCCGGTCGTGCAAAATTTATCCGAAAAACGTCGTCCTAAAACACCCTCCGAAAAAGAATCAGCGATTGCTGCCGCAACCAAGTACGCTGAGAAAATGCTCCCAGGAGCAGCCAAAGTGGAGTCGGCCAacgagaaagtgaaaaaagtcAGTACAGAAGAGAAGAACGCCAAAAGCCAAGGAATGAAAAAGCGACAAAATACGGGCAAGGGAAACCTGCTGGTAACTTCGTCCGCGAAGCGTCAGCGCAAGTAA
- the LOC128272003 gene encoding mucin-5AC-like, translated as MGTFSRSVALLALLIAMGAPLTHAQDASSQSRPRNDGSFKFAARTSFSCSGRAAGYYADVETGCQIYHMCDGLGRQFSYSCPNTTLFQQRMLICDHWYMVNCSKAESNYAANLLIGQRDKPFVPEEENEIRTPRPDLLDQPDALDFVGPALMSFFKATIPARQNAIFDTQARSRPGAIASPASGKAANTKKSSIAEIFQESASNHGLPIHWATRYAEEGDEQRTNGTTERSEVAEQQGTKSKRDEDKNESRNTVSIAVTATASPATAPPRTTGTSAVRPSVKVPSRRYEPPFLPEESNRRSSSSGPGTAAAAVDRTDLNTIPTTSSRLPTVSNVPTTTRPRLSTSTRFSTPRSTATPTTKTTTTTKVPVTAVSPSTGKPSLQQLPRAQPGPQFAGSSSSRSNNQPSDPRQSSLPASPIIFSPPAATAGLFDNPYALQRPQIVPVGTPPDRVPIPARDLLPPYENIANFDKIKTRYTSESIYTRPAITNEPSAGPVKTAIDKLADTADVAPAPPAQGSDKIPRPFSIAAPPNDLLPPRKEYVFYDDATTQGPPIYYQWKWSVPSFGLDPPGLEAPPPPPPPAAELATAADTRRSSPGDVMLPSQEEEKLSSQLNPTAQQDQRDGADGRQRRGQNREHNQTARSISSETGTHGENRVVEIDSKRVVQLPQHNYLALRQQFAIPDFTFPLDLGTVAKGGQYEQADAVDSFLVHIPSDVSVRSGSDSGKRPWYGENARCPECHPGFLRPGTCEPCVKVQR; from the exons ATGGGAACCTTTTCGAGGTCGGTGGCGTTACTGGCGCTACTGATAGCGATGGGAGCCCCGTTAACCCACGCACAGGATGCCTCATCGCAG TCACGGCCACGGAATGATGGATCGTTCAAGTTCGCCGCCAGGACGAGCTTCTCCTGTTCGGGGCGTGCCGCCGGGTACTACGCGGACGTGGAAACCGGCTGCCAGATCTACCACATGTGCGACGGCCTGGGGCGCCAGTTCAGCTACTCGTGCCCCAATACAACCTTGTTCCAGCAGAGGATGCTCATCTGCGATCACTGGTACATGGTGAACTGCTCGAAAGCCGAGAGCAACTACGCCGCCAACCTGCTGATCG GCCAACGTGACAAACCGTTCGTACCGGAggaggaaaatgaaatccGTACACCACGCCCCGATCTGCTCGATCAGCCGGATGCGCTCGACTTTGTTGGGCCAGCGCTCATGAGCTTCTTCAAG GCCACCATTCCGGCCCGGCAGAATGCGATCTTCGACACCCAGGCCCGCTCTCGGCCCGGGGCCATCGCGAGCCCTGCCTCCGGGAAGGCGGCGAACACCAAGAAGTCGTCGATCGCGGAAATCTTCCAGGAAAGTGCCAGCAACCACGGGTTACCGATCCACTGGGCCACGCGTTACGCGGAGGAAGGTGACGAGCAGCGGACGAACGGGACGACCGAGCGGTCGGAAGTGGCAGAGCAGCAGGGCACCAAAAGTAAGCGCGACGAGGATAAGAACGAGAGCCGCAACACGGTCAGTATCGCGGTGACGGCGACCGCGAGCCCGGCGACCGCGCCACCCCGAACAACCGGGACGTCGGCCGTAAGACCATCGGTTAAGGTTCCTTCGCGGCGCTACGAACCACCGTTCTTGCCGGAAGAATCTAACCGCCGATCGAGTTCCAGTGGACCGGGCACggcagctgctgccgtggACAGGACAGACCTGAACACCATCCCGACGACCTCATCCCGTTTGCCCACCGTCAGCAATGTCCCGACCACTACCCGGCCACGACTATCGACAAGCACCCGCTTCAGCACTCCACGATCGACAGCAACACCGACGACAaagacaacaacgacgacgaaggttCCCGTTACGGCCGTCAGCCCGTCCACGGGGAAACCttcgctgcagcagctgccacGTGCCCAGCCAGGACCTCAATTCGCTGGCAGCTCTTCCAGTCGTAGTAACAACCAACCCTCGGATCCTCGTCAGTCCAGTCTGCCGGCGTCGCCGATCATCTTCAGTCCACCGGCGGCTACGGCCGGTCTATTCGACAATCCGTACGCCCTGCAACGACCACAGATCGTACCGGTTGGCACGCCGCCGGACCGTGTCCCGATTCCGGCCCGTGACCTGCTTCCGCCCTACGAGAACATAGCCAACTTCGATAAGATCAAAACGCGCTACACGAGCGAATCGATCTACACCCGGCCGGCGATCACCAACGAACCATCGGCAGGACCAGTGAAGACGGCCATCGACAAGCTGGCTGATACGGCTGATGTGGCCCCGGCCCCTCCAGCTCAGGGTTCTGATAAGATACCACGCCCGTTCAGCATTGCGGCGCCGCCAAACGATCTGTTGCCACCGCGAAAGGAGTACGTGTTCTACGATGACGCCACAACGCAGGGCCCCCCAATCTATTACCAGTGGAAGTGGTCCGTCCCTTCCTTCGGTCTCGATCCGCCCGGACTCGaagcaccaccgccgccgccgccgccggcggcagagctggccaccgccgcggaCACCCGTCGATCGAGCCCTGGTGACGTCATGCTGCCATCACAGGAAGAGGAGAAACTTAGCTCCCAGCTTAACCCCACCGCGCAGCAAGACCAACGGGACGGTGCGGACGGTCGTCAACGGCGGGGCCAGAACCGTGAGCACAATCAAACCGCACGGTCGATCTCGTCCGAGACGGGCACCCACGGCGAGAACCGAGTGGTGGAGATCGACAGCAAACGAGTGGTGCAGCTGCCCCAGCACAACTACCTCGCGCTGCGGCAACAGTTCGCGATACCCGACTTCACGTTCCCGCTGGACTTGGGAACCGTGGCCAAGGGTGGCCAGTACGAGCAGGCCGATGCCGTGGACTCGTTCCTGGTGCACATCCCGAGCGATGTGTCCGTGCGCAGTGGAAGCGATTCGGGGAAGCGCCCCTGGTACGGTGAGAACGCCCGGTGTCCCGAGTGTCATCCGGGGTTCTTGAGGCCGGGCACCTGTGAACCGTGCGTGAAGGTCCAACGATGA
- the LOC128270155 gene encoding uncharacterized protein LOC128270155 encodes MHNSPQNHNGEEPLEEQAHRVICSLPISPLVFGGTYNVNDDYSTDSPTSMVSELSFSSDTSEGTVYEEVHTNAVPIVEFPSEEDAPRKRLSSQDQVITPQMIGAALKKSGTVLMQRSRDNRLERQLEEMRDLMRNEDELVVLKEPSVRQMASQPAFPRDAMEEFLEHSETMFNLVHDANTQMAGRADISERISRHSSEEVFQTEALPVDNRISKEFVGCFSRNDDTVLYKRTISIAQAAQPAHDPARQSLENIDTVIAQHAQCLHEAETVTEPSVQIYQRNNDDLLALLTFSKESSAVLKTSNAMLKEAPTAELDKTIRQTYRKTVANPDEMISMQTEVASSSDYQAMKETSPQRLGGDLQQTFPTLPSRSSFGLTNESNNLSGGLEKQQAEVYTTVSGSISDQHGNLAVRFEAQVYDLGSLENDEPIEECVIRVERLSDEFDHLSEMLTFQVVCDEAENASEAFVVATVIEELITDERIRPSEHGTIVLSENILGRLSRYLKELLEPAAIMLHNIYKKLEGIEFLRSDLTKAVSETHFSSSSQKGGVVESRTDGGSKLLQNDSQSRSFTNFCALENLQEIRSIFGEANDHLTIIQSDLSAIKTKINLLIEEQHEKTKPPAPSADIQHALKRPSNLEIQQLGKRNDKVVPHDKVVPQKVCLALLANHFQSNGLFCPVEIYSCHAVSPEVMVVHWTVDQDLLSCIVGFEIFVDGVLSSVCFSNRRRTALVGNIDLQKQHHITLHATPDPLTREAKVEWAPAFFLYHLLDEPVH; translated from the exons ATGCATAACAGTCCACAAAACCACAATGGTGAAGAACCACTGGAAGAACAGGCGCACCGGGTCATATGCAGCCTCCCAATATCGCCATTGGTTTTTGGGGGAACGTACAATGTTAACGATGACTACAGTACCGACAGCCCCACGTCCATGGTTTCGGAGTTGAGCTTTTCGTCCGACACGTCCGAAGGTACTGTGTATGAAGAGGTGCACACGAATGCGGTTCCGATCGTCGAGTTTCCGTCGGAGGAGGATGCGCCTCGGAAACGGCTCTCGTCCCAGGATCAAGTAATCACACCACAAATGATTGGCGCGGCGTTGAAAAAATCCGGTACGGTGCTAATGCAACGATCGCGTGACAACCGGTTGGAACGGCAGCTTGAAGAAATGCGGGATTTAATGCGCAACGAAGACGAGCTGGTAGTCCTGAAGGAGCCGAGCGTAAGGCAGATGGCTTCACAGCCTGCTTTTCCCAGGGATGCGATGGAGGAATTTCTCGAGCACTCGGAGACAATGTTCAATTTGGTGCATGATGCCAATACCCAAATGGCCGGAAGAGCGGACATCAGCGAGAGAATAAGCCGACATAGTTCCGAAGAAGTGTTTCAAACAGAAGCCTTGCCAGTTGACAACCGTATTTCCAAGGAGTTTGTTGGATGCTTCAGCCGTAACGATGATACGGTTTTATATAAACGGACGATATCCATTGCGCAGGCAGCACAACCCGCGCATGATCCGGCGAGGCAATCGTTGGAAAACATCGACACGGTCATCGCACAACACGCTCagtgtctccacgaggcggAAACCGTAACGGAACCATCGGTTCAAATTTATCAACGAAATAATGACGATCTGCTTGCATTGCTAACGTTTTCGAAAGAATCGTCGGCTGTTTTAAAAACATCCAACGCCATGCTAAAAGAAGCACCGACCGCCGAGCTGGATAAAACGATTCGGCAGACTTATCGTAAGACTGTTGCCAATCCGGATGAAATGATATCGATGCAAACGGAAGTAGCTTCCTCTTCCGATTATCAGGCGATGAAGGAAACATCTCCACAGCGGCTTGGAGGGGACTTGcaacaaacttttccaacgCTTCCGTCTAGGTCTAGCTTCGGCTTGACGAACGAATCCAACAATCTTTCCGGTGGTCTGGAGAAACAGCAAGCCGAAGTGTATACCACCGTATCCGGAAGCATTAGCGATCAGCATGGAAACCTGGCTGTCCGGTTTGAGGCTCAAGTTTACGACCTAGGCTCGCTGGAAAACGATGAACCGATAGAGGAGTGTGTAATACGTGTCGAAAGATTGTCCGACGAATTTGACCATCTCTCTGAAATGCTCACCTTTCAAGTGGTTTGCGATGAAGCGGAAAACGCCTCTGAGGCGTTCGTTGTTGCTACTGTTATCGAAGAACTCATAACAGATGAACGCATTCGGCCAAGTGAGCATGGAACTATTGTACTGTCGGAAAACATCCTCGGGAGACTAAGCAGATATTTGAAGGAATTGTTGGAACCTGCAGCAATAATGTTGCACAACATATACAAAAAGTTGGAAGGCATCGAGTTCTTGAGGAGTGATTTAACAAAAGCCGTCAGcgagacccatttttcttcgtccaGTCAGAAGGGCGGCGTCGTTGAGTCACGTACAGATGGAGGGTCGAAACTTTTGCAAAACGACTCCCAAAGCAGAAGCTTTACAAACTTTTGCGCACTTGAAAATTTGCAAGAAATACGAAGTATTTTCGGTGAGGCCAATGATCATCTCACGATAATCCAATCTGATCTTAGTGCCATCAAAACGAAGATTAACCTACTAATAGAGGAACAAcacgagaaaacaaaaccgccaGCACCTTCAGCCGATATCCAGCACGCTCTTAAGCGCCCGTCGAATCTAGAAATACAACAGCTAGGGAAAAGAAATGATAAGGTAGTGCCTCATGATAAGGTAGTACCTCAAAAAGTATGCTTGGCGCTACTAGCAAATCACTTCCAGAGCAACGGACTGTTTTGCCCGGTAGAAATTTACTCTTGCCACGCGGTTTCCCCGGAAGTGATGGTCGTCCATTGGACCGTTGACCAAGATCTGCTCAGTTGTATCGTTGGATTTGAG aTTTTCGTTGATGGTGTGCTGAGCTCGGTTTGCTTTTCCAACAGACGGCGAACGGCGCTGGTCGGAAATATCGATCTTCAGAAACAGCATCACATAACGCTGCACGCCACTCCGGATCCCCTGACGAGAGAGGCAAAGGTAGAATGGGCACCAGCTTTTTTCCTGTACCATCTTTTGGACGAACCAGTGCATTAA